Proteins co-encoded in one Aquincola tertiaricarbonis genomic window:
- a CDS encoding NADP-dependent malic enzyme → MAKELSPAEQALRDAAFEYHRAPSRGKISVTPTKALLNQRDLSLAYSPGVAYPCLAIEEDPNAAAEFTSRGNLVGVVTNGTAVLGLGDIGPLAAKPVMEGKGCLFKKFAGIDVFDIELAEKDPDKLIEIIAALEPTLGGINLEDIKAPECFYIEKALKDRMKIPVFHDDQHGTAIISGAALLNGLELVGKKLSEVKLVASGAGAAAIACLDVMVGLGVPRDNIFVVDSRGVIQSEREDARNGKLDESKQRYCQKTNARTLADVVKGCDVFLGCSAAGVLTPEMVSSMGPKPLILALANPEPEIRPELALAARPDCIIATGRSDYPNQVNNVLCFPYIFRGALDCGATRITEEMKLACVREIAALAKAEISDEVAAAYPGQELHFGPEYIIPKPFDSRLILRIAPAVAEAAAASGVATRPIADIEAYRQSLTRFVYQTGMVMRPVFAAAKAQPARVAYAEGEDERTLRAVQIVLDEGLARPILIGRPAVIAMRIERAGLRIKPGVNVEVVDPENDNRYRAYWEDYQRLMGREGVTPDMAKAAVRRSNTLIAAMMVRRGDADAMLCGLVGRFEQHLDHVRDLIGRAPGANTFATMNAVLLENRMLFIADTFVNEEPSSEALAEIASMAADELRRFGVTPKAAFLSHSMFGSSTRASAKRMRRAAALFREKHPEIECEGELHGDAALSEDIRGRFLPENQLTGEANLLLLPNIDAAHILFNVLKVTSGNGVTVGPVLLGAARPVHILTPSATVRRIVNMTALVVADVAAQAAAAA, encoded by the coding sequence ATGGCTAAAGAACTTTCCCCGGCTGAACAGGCATTGCGTGACGCCGCCTTCGAATACCACCGCGCCCCTTCGCGCGGCAAGATCTCGGTCACGCCGACCAAGGCGCTGCTGAACCAGCGCGACCTGTCGCTGGCCTATTCGCCCGGGGTGGCCTACCCGTGCCTGGCGATCGAGGAAGACCCGAACGCCGCTGCTGAATTCACCTCGCGCGGCAACCTGGTGGGCGTGGTCACCAACGGCACAGCGGTGCTGGGCCTGGGCGACATCGGCCCGCTGGCCGCCAAGCCGGTGATGGAAGGCAAGGGCTGCCTCTTCAAGAAGTTCGCCGGCATCGACGTGTTCGACATCGAGCTGGCCGAGAAGGACCCGGACAAGCTGATCGAGATCATCGCCGCGCTGGAGCCCACGCTCGGCGGCATCAACCTCGAGGACATCAAGGCCCCCGAGTGCTTCTACATCGAGAAGGCGCTGAAGGACCGGATGAAGATCCCGGTCTTCCACGACGACCAGCACGGCACGGCCATCATCTCGGGCGCTGCGCTGCTCAACGGCCTGGAACTGGTGGGCAAGAAGCTCAGCGAAGTCAAGCTGGTGGCCTCCGGTGCCGGCGCCGCCGCCATCGCCTGCCTGGACGTGATGGTGGGCCTGGGCGTGCCGCGCGACAACATCTTCGTGGTCGATTCGCGCGGCGTCATCCAGAGCGAGCGTGAAGACGCGCGCAACGGCAAGCTCGACGAAAGCAAGCAGCGCTACTGCCAGAAGACCAACGCCCGCACGCTGGCCGACGTGGTCAAGGGCTGCGACGTGTTCCTGGGCTGCTCGGCCGCCGGCGTGCTGACGCCCGAGATGGTGAGCAGCATGGGCCCCAAGCCGCTGATCCTGGCGCTGGCCAACCCCGAGCCGGAGATCCGCCCCGAGCTTGCGCTGGCTGCGCGGCCCGACTGCATCATCGCCACCGGCCGTTCGGACTATCCGAACCAGGTGAACAACGTGCTGTGCTTCCCGTACATCTTCCGGGGTGCGCTGGATTGCGGGGCCACCCGCATCACCGAAGAGATGAAGCTGGCCTGCGTGCGCGAGATCGCCGCGCTGGCCAAGGCCGAGATCAGCGACGAGGTGGCCGCCGCCTACCCGGGCCAGGAACTGCACTTCGGCCCCGAATACATCATTCCCAAGCCCTTCGATTCGCGGCTGATCCTGCGCATCGCGCCGGCCGTGGCCGAAGCTGCGGCCGCCAGCGGCGTGGCCACCCGGCCCATCGCCGACATCGAGGCCTACCGCCAGTCGCTCACCCGCTTCGTCTACCAGACCGGCATGGTGATGCGCCCGGTGTTCGCCGCCGCCAAGGCGCAGCCCGCCCGCGTGGCCTACGCCGAAGGTGAAGACGAGCGCACCCTGCGGGCGGTGCAGATCGTGCTGGACGAAGGCCTGGCCCGTCCCATCCTGATCGGCCGCCCGGCCGTCATCGCGATGCGCATCGAGCGTGCCGGCCTGCGGATCAAGCCTGGCGTCAACGTGGAGGTGGTCGATCCCGAGAACGACAACCGCTACCGCGCCTACTGGGAGGACTACCAGCGCCTGATGGGCCGCGAGGGCGTCACGCCCGACATGGCCAAGGCCGCGGTGCGCCGCTCCAACACGCTGATCGCCGCGATGATGGTGCGCCGCGGTGATGCCGACGCGATGCTGTGCGGCCTGGTGGGCCGCTTCGAGCAGCACCTGGACCACGTGCGCGACCTGATCGGCCGTGCACCCGGTGCCAACACCTTCGCCACGATGAACGCGGTACTGCTGGAAAACCGCATGCTGTTCATCGCCGACACCTTCGTGAACGAAGAGCCGAGCAGCGAAGCCCTGGCCGAGATCGCCTCGATGGCGGCCGACGAGCTGCGCCGCTTCGGCGTGACGCCCAAGGCGGCCTTCCTGTCGCACTCGATGTTCGGCTCCAGCACGCGGGCTTCGGCCAAGCGCATGCGCCGGGCCGCAGCGCTGTTCCGCGAGAAGCATCCCGAGATCGAGTGCGAAGGCGAGCTGCATGGCGATGCTGCGCTGTCGGAAGACATCCGCGGCCGCTTCCTGCCCGAGAACCAGCTCACCGGCGAAGCCAACCTGCTGCTGCTGCCCAACATCGACGCGGCGCACATCCTGTTCAACGTGCTCAAGGTCACCAGCGGCAATGGCGTGACCGTGGGCCCGGTGCTGCTGGGTGCCGCCCGCCCGGTGCACATCCTCACCCCTTCGGCCACCGTGCGCCGCATCGTCAACATGACGGCGCTGGTGGTGGCCGACGTGGCGGCGCAGGCTGCCGCTGCCGCCTGA
- a CDS encoding phosphoglycerate kinase, whose translation MNVIRFSDLIEQGRVAGQRVFIRADLNVPQDDDGRITEDTRVRASVPCIQMALDAGAAVMVTSHLGRPTEGAFKPEDSLAPVAQRLGELLGREVPLVADWVDGVDVKPGSVVLLENCRVNKGEKKNSEELARKMAALCDIFVHDAFGTAHRAEASTYGIAQYAKVACAGPLLAAEIDAITQALASPKRPLVAIVAGSKVSTKLTILQALSKNVDGLIVGGGIANTFMLAAGLKIGKSLAEPDLIGEAKAVIESMKARGAAVPIPVDVVTAKAFAADAPATVKAATDVADDDLILDIGPQTAELLAQQLKAAGTIVWNGPVGVFEFDAFAKGTETVAKAISESSAFSIAGGGDTLAAIAKYDVKVGYISTGGGAFLEVLEGKTLPAFEILQKRAAG comes from the coding sequence ATGAACGTCATCCGCTTCTCCGATCTCATCGAGCAAGGCCGCGTCGCCGGCCAACGTGTCTTCATCCGCGCCGACCTGAACGTGCCGCAGGATGACGACGGCCGCATCACCGAGGACACGCGCGTGCGCGCTTCGGTGCCCTGCATCCAGATGGCGCTCGACGCCGGCGCGGCGGTGATGGTCACCTCGCACCTGGGCCGCCCCACCGAAGGCGCCTTCAAACCCGAGGATTCGCTGGCGCCGGTGGCCCAGCGCCTGGGCGAGCTGCTGGGCCGCGAAGTGCCGCTGGTGGCCGACTGGGTGGACGGCGTGGACGTGAAGCCCGGCAGCGTGGTGCTGCTGGAGAACTGCCGCGTCAACAAGGGCGAGAAGAAGAACAGCGAAGAGCTGGCGCGCAAGATGGCGGCGCTGTGCGACATCTTCGTGCACGACGCCTTCGGCACCGCGCACCGCGCCGAAGCCAGCACCTACGGCATCGCGCAGTACGCCAAGGTGGCCTGCGCCGGCCCGCTGCTGGCGGCCGAGATCGACGCCATCACCCAGGCGCTGGCCAGCCCCAAGCGGCCGCTGGTGGCCATCGTGGCCGGCTCCAAGGTCAGCACCAAGCTCACCATCCTGCAGGCGCTGTCCAAGAACGTGGACGGCCTGATCGTCGGCGGCGGCATCGCCAATACCTTCATGCTGGCCGCCGGCCTGAAGATCGGCAAGAGCCTGGCCGAGCCCGACCTGATCGGCGAGGCCAAGGCGGTGATCGAATCGATGAAGGCGCGCGGCGCGGCCGTGCCCATCCCGGTGGACGTGGTGACGGCCAAGGCCTTCGCAGCCGATGCGCCGGCCACCGTGAAGGCCGCCACCGACGTGGCCGACGACGACCTGATCCTGGACATCGGCCCCCAGACCGCCGAACTGCTGGCGCAGCAGCTCAAGGCCGCCGGCACCATCGTCTGGAACGGTCCGGTGGGCGTGTTCGAGTTCGATGCCTTCGCCAAGGGCACCGAGACGGTGGCCAAGGCCATCAGCGAGAGCAGCGCCTTCAGCATCGCCGGTGGTGGCGACACGCTGGCGGCGATCGCCAAGTACGACGTCAAGGTCGGCTACATCTCCACCGGCGGCGGCGCCTTCCTGGAAGTGCTGGAAGGCAAGACGCTGCCCGCGTTCGAGATTCTGCAAAAGCGCGCCGCCGGCTGA
- a CDS encoding AzlD domain-containing protein — protein sequence MSTWETILTIIGLGAITVITRSFFLFPDKEVPIPAWLREGLRYAPLAAMAAVVVPELLITQGELIHTWRDARVFGALAGALYFWWRRGMLGTIVVGTAVMLALRFVLGW from the coding sequence ATGAGCACCTGGGAAACCATCCTCACCATCATCGGCCTGGGCGCCATCACCGTGATCACGCGCTCGTTCTTCCTGTTCCCCGACAAGGAAGTGCCCATCCCGGCCTGGCTGCGCGAGGGGCTGCGTTACGCGCCGCTGGCGGCCATGGCCGCCGTGGTGGTGCCCGAACTGTTGATCACGCAGGGGGAGCTGATCCACACCTGGCGCGACGCACGGGTGTTCGGCGCCCTGGCCGGCGCGCTGTATTTCTGGTGGCGCCGCGGCATGCTGGGCACCATCGTCGTGGGCACCGCGGTGATGCTGGCGCTGCGTTTCGTTCTCGGCTGGTAA
- a CDS encoding AzlC family ABC transporter permease: protein MTSPSNGSARPSAAPLPTWRHPAFRRGLVEMLEIAPGLAAWGLVAGVAMAKSGLGVPMALFMSLVVFAGSAQLASLPLIAAGAPIWVVWATALCINLRFVVFSTQWRPYFGHLPRRLRLVLGYFTADLNYVVFMRRFPEPKPGPDQLPYFWGGVACNWVSWQVPSIAGIVLADQIPTEWGLAFAGTMALVALMGTMLGSFSTWVAAGVAGAAAVAAYALPLRLNIVIAIAAAVAMGVMLEHLQPRKTPGGAR, encoded by the coding sequence ATGACTTCCCCTTCCAACGGCAGCGCGCGTCCGTCCGCAGCGCCGCTGCCCACCTGGCGCCACCCGGCCTTTCGCCGCGGGCTGGTCGAGATGCTGGAAATCGCGCCGGGTCTGGCCGCCTGGGGCCTGGTGGCCGGCGTGGCCATGGCCAAGAGCGGTCTGGGCGTGCCGATGGCGCTTTTCATGTCGCTGGTGGTGTTCGCCGGCAGTGCGCAGCTGGCCTCGCTGCCGCTGATCGCCGCTGGCGCGCCGATCTGGGTGGTGTGGGCCACCGCGCTGTGCATCAACCTGCGCTTCGTCGTCTTCAGCACCCAGTGGCGGCCTTACTTCGGCCATCTGCCGCGGCGCCTGCGGTTGGTGTTGGGTTACTTCACGGCCGACCTGAACTACGTGGTGTTCATGCGCCGTTTCCCGGAGCCCAAGCCGGGGCCTGACCAGCTGCCCTACTTCTGGGGCGGCGTCGCCTGCAACTGGGTGAGTTGGCAGGTGCCCTCGATCGCCGGCATCGTGCTGGCCGACCAGATTCCCACCGAATGGGGCCTGGCCTTCGCCGGCACCATGGCGCTGGTGGCGCTCATGGGCACGATGCTGGGCAGCTTTTCCACCTGGGTGGCGGCGGGCGTGGCCGGCGCTGCGGCGGTGGCGGCCTATGCCCTGCCGCTGCGGCTGAACATCGTCATCGCCATCGCCGCTGCGGTGGCCATGGGCGTGATGCTGGAACACCTGCAGCCGCGCAAGACGCCGGGGGGCGCGCGATGA
- the htpX gene encoding zinc metalloprotease HtpX, which translates to MFNLLKTAVLMAAITALFVAIGGLIGGRSGMTIALIVALGMNFFSYWFSDKLVLKMYNAREVDESTAPQFYRMVAELAQRAQLPMPRVYLIEEDAPNAFATGRNPDNAAVAATTGILRVLSDRELRGVMAHELAHVKHRDILISTISATMAGAISMLANFAMFFGGRDSEGRPANPIAGLLVMLLAPLAASLIQMAISRAREFEADRGGAEISGDPQALASALQKIHNFARGIPFETTERNPATAQMMIMNPLSGGGLRGLFSTHPSTEERVARLLAMAR; encoded by the coding sequence ATGTTCAATCTGCTGAAAACCGCCGTGCTGATGGCGGCGATCACGGCGCTCTTCGTGGCCATCGGCGGCCTCATCGGCGGCCGCAGCGGGATGACCATCGCGCTCATCGTGGCACTGGGCATGAACTTCTTCAGCTACTGGTTCAGCGACAAGCTGGTGCTGAAGATGTACAACGCCCGCGAGGTGGATGAGTCCACCGCGCCGCAGTTCTACCGCATGGTGGCCGAGCTGGCCCAGCGCGCCCAGCTGCCGATGCCGCGTGTGTACCTGATCGAGGAAGACGCGCCCAACGCCTTCGCCACCGGCCGCAACCCGGACAACGCGGCCGTGGCCGCCACCACCGGCATCCTGCGCGTGCTCAGCGACCGCGAGCTGCGCGGCGTGATGGCGCACGAGCTGGCGCACGTGAAGCACCGCGACATCCTGATCAGCACCATCAGCGCCACCATGGCCGGTGCCATCTCGATGCTGGCCAACTTCGCGATGTTCTTCGGCGGTCGCGACAGCGAAGGCCGGCCGGCCAACCCGATCGCCGGCCTGCTGGTGATGCTGCTGGCGCCGCTGGCGGCCAGCCTGATCCAGATGGCGATCAGCCGCGCCCGCGAGTTCGAGGCCGACCGCGGCGGCGCCGAGATCTCGGGCGACCCGCAGGCGCTGGCCAGTGCGCTGCAGAAGATCCACAACTTTGCCCGCGGCATTCCGTTCGAGACGACCGAGCGCAACCCGGCAACGGCGCAGATGATGATCATGAACCCGCTGTCGGGTGGCGGGCTGCGGGGCCTGTTCAGCACCCACCCTTCCACCGAGGAACGGGTGGCCCGCCTGCTGGCCATGGCACGCTGA